The following coding sequences lie in one bacterium genomic window:
- a CDS encoding 3-oxoacyl-ACP reductase: protein MAAEPRNAPNTGSSAAFSLAGRAAVVTGGSSGIGRAIALAFAGAGADVLVSYNRNARGAEEVVAAIQALGRRGAAVQADIARDGDVARLVREAFDLLGRVDVWVNNAGADVLTGEGAQLPMRAKLDLLLAVDLRGTIICCWEVAERMREQGGGVILNMSWDQALSGMAGPEAQLFAAAKGGVVGFSKSLARSVAPEVRVNVLAPGWIATAFAAGLDAAERQRIAEMTPLRRWGEPGDVAQAALFLASPAADYLTGVVLPVGGGVVM, encoded by the coding sequence ATGGCCGCAGAACCTAGGAACGCGCCGAATACGGGGTCAAGCGCCGCCTTCTCGCTGGCGGGGCGCGCGGCGGTGGTGACCGGCGGCTCGAGCGGCATCGGCCGCGCCATCGCGCTCGCGTTCGCCGGTGCGGGCGCGGACGTGCTGGTCAGCTACAACCGCAACGCGCGCGGCGCCGAGGAGGTCGTGGCCGCGATCCAGGCGCTCGGCCGCCGCGGCGCGGCCGTGCAGGCCGACATCGCCCGCGATGGAGACGTGGCTCGCCTGGTCCGCGAGGCGTTCGATCTCCTCGGCCGCGTGGACGTCTGGGTCAACAACGCCGGCGCGGACGTCCTCACCGGCGAGGGGGCGCAGCTCCCGATGCGCGCGAAGCTGGACCTGCTCCTGGCCGTGGACCTGCGCGGCACCATCATCTGCTGCTGGGAGGTCGCGGAGCGGATGCGGGAGCAGGGTGGGGGCGTGATCCTGAACATGTCGTGGGACCAGGCCCTCAGCGGCATGGCCGGGCCCGAGGCGCAACTGTTCGCGGCCGCCAAGGGCGGGGTCGTGGGGTTCAGCAAGAGCCTGGCGCGCAGCGTCGCGCCCGAGGTGCGGGTCAACGTTCTCGCGCCGGGCTGGATCGCGACGGCGTTCGCCGCCGGGCTCGACGCCGCCGAGCGGCAGCGCATCGCCGAGATGACGCCGCTGCGCCGGTGGGGCGAGCCGGGAGACGTCGCGCAGGCCGCGCTCTTCCTCGCCTCTCCCGCCGCGGATTACCTCACCGGCGTCGTGCTGCCCGTGGGCGGCGGCGTCGTCATGTAG
- a CDS encoding dihydropteroate synthase: MPKKVLFVTGKLAAPLLRETLERAKPDFDYEIAVMKITVAALMTPEWIARFLEPPPDVDLILLPGRVQGDEKILEARFGIPTEKGPRDLREIPQYFGLAALRGDYGAYDIQILAEIHNAARLTVEQILDRAAYYRASGADVIDVGCTPGAAFPHLAEAVRALKAEGYRVSIDTFDKAEIRTAVAAGAELVLSVNGTNLDVARDLGATVVVIPDFEAGLDTLERNIEALERWSVRYIVDPILEPIGFGFAESLHRYYEVRRRFPQAEILMGTANITELTDADTTGTTALLLGFCQELGIRYILTTEDAPWARGAVREADIARRLMHYAVTRRSLPKRVDPRLVTVKDPEIIAYSEAELRALHAQIKDPNYRIFTDRERIYVFNAERFVVGTDIAEIFEQLDVHEATHAFYLGKELMKARLAITLGKTYRQEGELAWGYLTPPEEAPGEHIRADRQRRLAAARERADRRRAAERRRVAEAEGDER, encoded by the coding sequence ATGCCGAAGAAGGTCCTGTTCGTCACCGGCAAGCTCGCGGCACCGTTGCTGCGGGAGACGCTCGAGCGCGCGAAGCCCGATTTCGACTACGAGATCGCGGTGATGAAGATCACCGTCGCCGCGCTCATGACGCCCGAGTGGATCGCCCGCTTCCTGGAGCCGCCGCCGGATGTGGACCTGATCCTGCTCCCGGGGCGCGTCCAGGGTGACGAGAAGATCCTGGAGGCCCGCTTCGGCATCCCCACGGAGAAGGGGCCCAGGGATCTCCGCGAGATCCCACAGTACTTCGGCCTCGCCGCCCTGCGTGGCGACTACGGCGCGTACGACATCCAGATCCTCGCGGAGATCCACAACGCCGCACGGCTGACGGTCGAGCAGATCCTCGACCGCGCGGCGTACTACCGCGCGAGCGGCGCGGACGTGATCGACGTGGGCTGCACGCCGGGCGCGGCGTTCCCGCACCTCGCGGAAGCGGTGCGCGCGCTCAAGGCCGAGGGCTACCGCGTCAGCATCGACACGTTCGACAAGGCCGAGATCCGCACCGCGGTCGCTGCCGGCGCGGAGCTGGTGCTGAGCGTCAACGGCACGAACCTGGACGTGGCGCGCGACCTGGGCGCGACCGTCGTCGTCATCCCCGACTTCGAGGCGGGGCTGGACACGCTGGAGCGCAACATCGAAGCGCTCGAGCGCTGGTCGGTCCGCTACATCGTGGACCCGATCCTCGAGCCCATCGGCTTCGGCTTCGCCGAGTCCCTGCACCGCTACTACGAGGTGCGGCGCCGGTTCCCGCAGGCCGAGATCCTCATGGGCACGGCCAACATCACCGAGCTGACCGATGCGGACACCACGGGTACGACCGCGCTGCTGCTCGGCTTCTGTCAGGAGCTGGGGATCCGCTACATCCTCACGACCGAAGACGCGCCCTGGGCGCGCGGCGCGGTGCGGGAGGCGGACATCGCGCGGCGTCTCATGCACTACGCGGTGACGCGCCGCAGTCTCCCCAAGCGCGTCGACCCGCGGCTGGTGACGGTCAAGGATCCGGAGATCATCGCGTACTCGGAGGCCGAGCTCCGGGCGCTGCACGCACAGATCAAGGACCCCAACTACCGGATCTTCACGGACCGGGAACGGATCTACGTCTTCAACGCGGAACGCTTCGTCGTCGGGACCGACATCGCCGAGATCTTCGAGCAACTGGATGTGCACGAGGCGACCCACGCCTTCTACCTGGGCAAGGAGCTCATGAAGGCGCGCCTCGCGATCACGCTCGGCAAGACCTATCGCCAGGAGGGTGAGCTGGCCTGGGGCTACCTCACGCCGCCGGAGGAGGCCCCGGGCGAGCACATCCGTGCGGATCGGCAGCGGCGACTCGCGGCCGCCCGGGAGCGCGCGGACCGGCGTCGCGCCGCAGAACGGCGTCGGGTCGCGGAGGCGGAGGGCGATGAGCGCTGA
- a CDS encoding 4a-hydroxytetrahydrobiopterin dehydratase, protein MARPKLPTYTEEEVRAKLEAELPGWYYEDGWIRRQYKTDGWQSTLMLVNTIGYLAEAAYHHPDLTVTWAKVWVKLKTHSAGGITDKDFELARKIEETVLWRPDPEAALEGTPNKFVFAGKAGG, encoded by the coding sequence ATGGCACGCCCGAAACTCCCGACGTACACCGAGGAGGAGGTCCGCGCGAAGCTGGAGGCGGAGCTCCCCGGCTGGTACTACGAGGACGGCTGGATCCGCCGGCAGTACAAGACCGACGGCTGGCAGAGCACGCTGATGCTGGTCAACACCATCGGTTACCTCGCCGAGGCGGCGTACCACCACCCGGACCTCACGGTCACGTGGGCCAAGGTGTGGGTGAAGCTGAAGACGCACAGCGCGGGCGGGATCACCGACAAGGACTTCGAGCTCGCGCGCAAGATCGAGGAAACCGTGCTCTGGCGGCCGGACCCCGAAGCGGCGTTGGAGGGCACGCCCAACAAGTTCGTCTTCGCCGGCAAGGCGGGCGGCTGA
- a CDS encoding uridylate kinase, protein MAAGGGAPLRPKSVLKVGGSLAGDPGLPRLLEALGELAAAGHRLVVVPGGGPFADAVRAACAAHDPGPSAAHWMAILAMDQYAHLLAARTPGAALVAGPAEVAGVLAAGRVAVLAPYAWLRAADPLPHSWEVTSDSIAAWVAARLGAPRLVLLKSVDGIRDEAGNLLARVERHALGGRDEVDGYFARALEPGTACWIVNGRRPERLRELLERGRTRGTEVC, encoded by the coding sequence GTGGCTGCTGGCGGAGGAGCGCCGTTGAGGCCGAAGTCCGTGCTCAAGGTCGGCGGCAGCCTGGCCGGCGACCCCGGGCTCCCCCGGCTGCTCGAGGCGCTGGGCGAGCTCGCCGCGGCGGGGCACCGCCTCGTCGTCGTGCCGGGCGGCGGGCCGTTCGCCGACGCGGTGCGCGCCGCCTGCGCGGCGCACGACCCCGGTCCCAGCGCCGCCCACTGGATGGCGATCCTCGCCATGGACCAGTACGCCCACCTGCTGGCCGCGCGCACGCCCGGCGCCGCGCTGGTCGCGGGGCCCGCAGAGGTCGCCGGCGTGCTGGCCGCCGGCCGGGTGGCGGTGCTCGCGCCCTACGCGTGGCTCCGCGCGGCCGACCCGCTGCCGCACAGTTGGGAGGTGACGAGCGACAGCATCGCCGCGTGGGTCGCCGCGCGGCTGGGCGCGCCGCGCCTGGTCCTCCTCAAGTCGGTGGACGGGATCCGCGACGAGGCCGGGAACCTGCTCGCGCGGGTGGAGCGACACGCGCTCGGCGGCAGGGACGAGGTGGACGGCTACTTCGCCCGGGCGCTCGAGCCGGGGACGGCGTGCTGGATCGTCAACGGCCGGCGGCCGGAGCGGCTGCGGGAGCTGCTGGAGCGGGGGCGGACGCGGGGGACGGAGGTGTGCTGA
- the pabB gene encoding aminodeoxychorismate synthase component I: MVVELTPAPEPIDACARFTDLPGCLLLESMVRSERLGRYSFLAADPFLVLRSKGPVVEEVSASGVRRVEADPFTALQRALARYRMDTLPGLPPFQGGAAGYFGYELGQHLERLPSARYDDLALPDLCIGFYDWVLAWDHASGRAWLVSTGLPGAGGERRGRAQARADLVRGRLEATTSPAESTEEPAAARPVRERPHTWPVPGIAGVASTFSRDAYLAAVARAREYILAGDIFQVNLSQRLQAPFAASPFALYRAVQRRNPAPFAAYFRTPDAAIVSASPERFLRVVDGRVETRPIKGTAPRGINPMHDMALALALRESEKDRAENVMIVDLLRNDLSRVCEDHTVEVPELCVVESFATVHHLVSTVVGRLRPECDAVDVLRAAFPGGSITGAPKVRAMEIIAEIEPTSRGPYTGAIGYIGFDGAMDTNIAIRTFIVQAGTAYFQVGGGIVADSDPEREYLETLAKAQGLLAALEVPSGAADR, encoded by the coding sequence CTGGTGGTGGAGCTCACGCCGGCGCCCGAGCCGATCGACGCGTGCGCGCGGTTCACCGACCTGCCCGGCTGCCTGCTGCTGGAGAGCATGGTTCGGTCGGAGCGGCTGGGGCGCTACTCGTTCCTCGCAGCCGACCCGTTCCTGGTGCTGCGCAGCAAGGGGCCGGTCGTGGAGGAGGTGAGCGCCTCGGGCGTCCGGCGCGTGGAGGCCGATCCGTTCACCGCGTTGCAGCGTGCGCTGGCGCGCTACCGCATGGACACGCTGCCGGGGCTGCCTCCGTTCCAGGGGGGCGCGGCCGGTTACTTCGGCTACGAGCTCGGCCAGCACCTGGAGAGGCTGCCGTCGGCGCGTTACGACGACCTCGCGCTCCCGGACCTCTGCATCGGCTTCTACGACTGGGTCCTGGCGTGGGACCACGCCAGCGGCCGCGCGTGGCTCGTCTCGACCGGGCTGCCCGGAGCAGGCGGCGAGCGCCGGGGGCGTGCGCAGGCGCGAGCCGACTTGGTGCGTGGGCGGCTGGAGGCAACGACGTCGCCGGCCGAGTCCACGGAAGAGCCGGCAGCGGCGAGGCCGGTGCGCGAGCGACCGCACACGTGGCCGGTGCCGGGCATTGCCGGCGTCGCATCGACCTTCTCCCGCGATGCGTACCTCGCCGCCGTCGCCCGCGCGCGCGAGTACATCCTCGCGGGGGACATCTTCCAGGTGAACCTCTCGCAGCGGCTCCAGGCGCCGTTCGCGGCATCGCCGTTCGCGCTCTATCGCGCGGTGCAGCGGCGGAACCCCGCCCCGTTCGCCGCCTACTTCCGGACCCCGGACGCGGCGATCGTGAGCGCCTCTCCCGAGCGGTTCCTGCGCGTCGTCGATGGGCGCGTCGAGACCCGGCCGATCAAGGGCACCGCTCCGCGCGGCATCAACCCGATGCACGACATGGCGCTCGCGCTCGCGCTGCGGGAGAGCGAGAAGGACCGGGCGGAGAACGTGATGATCGTGGACCTGCTGCGGAACGACCTCTCGCGGGTCTGCGAGGATCACACCGTGGAGGTCCCCGAGCTCTGCGTCGTCGAGAGCTTCGCCACCGTCCACCACCTCGTCTCGACGGTGGTCGGCCGTCTCCGGCCCGAATGCGACGCGGTGGACGTGCTCCGCGCCGCGTTCCCCGGCGGCTCCATCACCGGCGCGCCCAAGGTGCGGGCGATGGAGATCATCGCCGAGATCGAGCCGACCAGCCGCGGCCCGTACACCGGCGCGATCGGCTACATCGGGTTCGATGGCGCGATGGACACGAACATCGCGATCCGCACGTTCATCGTGCAGGCGGGCACGGCGTACTTCCAGGTGGGCGGCGGGATCGTCGCGGACTCGGACCCGGAGAGGGAGT
- a CDS encoding H4MPT-linked C1 transfer pathway protein, which produces MPGPAAAPARPPAPARAVHRGWSGQVRGGGVSGVLGWDIGGANLKVARVVDGAVVAALEEPFALWRDPGRLPEALARLAARAGGGSPTMAVTLTAELADCFATKREGVAFVLDALRIAFPGCEIRVYGVDGRFRDPDAARRAPLRVAAANWAAAAAFVARRHPDALLIDVGSTTTDIIPIVAGRIAARGRTDPGRLMNGELVYTGVLRSPVMSIVRRVPLRGGWCRVAAEHFAIAADVHCWLRNIPPDAYRCETPDGRGVGRREAAARIARTVCADLEMLSPRDVTRIARHVARAQRARIVAAIRQVLGRLGAAAPRLALAAGAGAFLARDAARAAGLDVVDLAGTLEPAAARALPAAAVAWLLAEERR; this is translated from the coding sequence CTGCCTGGGCCGGCTGCCGCCCCCGCCCGGCCCCCCGCGCCGGCGCGCGCGGTTCACCGCGGATGGAGTGGTCAGGTGCGAGGAGGCGGCGTGAGCGGCGTCCTGGGCTGGGACATCGGCGGCGCGAACCTCAAGGTGGCGCGCGTGGTCGATGGCGCGGTGGTCGCCGCGCTGGAGGAGCCGTTCGCCCTGTGGCGCGACCCCGGCCGGCTGCCGGAGGCGCTCGCCCGGCTCGCGGCACGGGCGGGCGGCGGATCGCCCACCATGGCGGTGACCCTGACCGCCGAGCTGGCCGACTGCTTCGCGACCAAGCGGGAAGGCGTCGCGTTCGTGCTGGACGCGTTGCGGATCGCGTTCCCCGGTTGCGAGATCCGCGTCTACGGCGTGGACGGGCGGTTCCGCGACCCGGACGCCGCCCGCCGCGCGCCGCTGCGGGTCGCCGCGGCCAACTGGGCCGCCGCGGCCGCGTTCGTCGCGCGCCGGCACCCCGACGCGCTCCTGATCGACGTCGGCAGCACGACGACGGACATCATCCCGATCGTCGCGGGCCGCATCGCCGCCCGCGGCCGGACCGACCCCGGGCGGCTCATGAACGGCGAACTGGTCTACACCGGCGTGCTGCGCTCGCCAGTCATGTCCATTGTCCGGCGGGTGCCGCTGCGCGGCGGCTGGTGCCGCGTGGCGGCCGAGCACTTCGCCATCGCCGCAGACGTGCACTGCTGGCTGCGCAACATCCCGCCGGACGCGTACCGGTGCGAGACGCCGGACGGCCGCGGCGTGGGCCGGCGCGAGGCGGCCGCCCGCATCGCGCGCACGGTCTGCGCGGACCTGGAGATGCTCTCGCCCCGGGACGTCACCCGGATCGCCCGGCACGTGGCCCGGGCCCAGCGGGCGCGGATCGTCGCAGCGATCCGGCAGGTGCTCGGGCGGCTGGGCGCCGCGGCGCCGCGGCTCGCCCTCGCCGCCGGCGCCGGCGCGTTCCTCGCCCGGGACGCCGCACGGGCGGCCGGGCTCGACGTCGTGGACCTGGCGGGAACGCTGGAGCCGGCGGCGGCCCGGGCGCTCCCGGCGGCGGCCGTGGCGTGGCTGCTGGCGGAGGAGCGCCGTTGA